A genomic stretch from Lathyrus oleraceus cultivar Zhongwan6 chromosome 2, CAAS_Psat_ZW6_1.0, whole genome shotgun sequence includes:
- the LOC127120581 gene encoding phospholipase A1-Ibeta2, chloroplastic, which produces MMQFTSNVPAHNLHKFQALRCPSFRCHSSSFSSLQTNTNNNPSRLHLSNLDNFLQTQKPLQSTTTTTTHHHQPIQKSDSKDKKGKNFLQGLNLAKLWPEIKAAEEISPRHLKRLQRLLSKTAEYSPRNIIAANWKQYHGSNDWKGMLDPLDDNLRREVVRYGDLVQAAYQAFHSDPAMSSTEPPQPRHVSLPERSYKVTKSLYATSSIGLPKWIDEVAPDLGWMTQRSSWVGFVAVCDDRREIARMGRRDIVISLRGTSTCLEWAENMRAQLVNLTDDDNKTQTQTKPKVECGFMSLYKTKGAHVESLSESVVEEIKRLIELYKGEELSITVTGHSLGATLALLVADEISTCGPEVPPVAVFSFGGPRVGNKAFGEHLENKNVKVLRIVNTQDVITRVPGIFLSEDLEEKIKNSKVVSGMVDMLEENTPLGYSHVGTELRVNTRMSPYLKPDADIACCHDLEAYLHLVDGFMASNCPFRANAKRSLARLMQDQSANVKKLYTSKAKGLAVNISRQGSMSMSSCCPSPSSS; this is translated from the coding sequence ATGATGCAATTTACCTCCAACGTACCAGCTCATAACCTTCATAAATTTCAAGCATTAAGATGCCCCAGTTTCAGATGCCactcttcttctttttcttctcttCAAACTAACACTAACAACAACCCATCCAGATTACATCTCTCCAATCTCGATAACTTTCTCCAAACTCAGAAGCCATTACAAtcaaccaccaccaccaccacccACCACCACCAACCCATCCAAAAAAGCGACTCAAAGGacaaaaaaggaaaaaacttCCTTCAAGGTCTCAACCTAGCAAAACTATGGCCGGAAATCAAAGCAGCGGAAGAAATCTCCCCACGTCACCTAAAACGCCTCCAGCGCCTTCTCTCCAAAACAGCCGAATATTCCCCCAGAAACATCATCGCCGCCAACTGGAAACAATATCACGGCAGCAACGACTGGAAAGGGATGCTTGATCCCCTCGACGATAATCTCCGGCGAGAAGTCGTTCGCTACGGCGATCTAGTCCAAGCAGCATATCAAGCTTTTCACTCCGATCCCGCCATGTCATCAACCGAACCACCGCAGCCTCGCCACGTGTCCTTACCAGAAAGATCCTACAAAGTTACCAAGAGTCTCTACGCCACATCATCCATCGGGTTACCCAAATGGATCGACGAAGTCGCTCCGGATCTCGGATGGATGACCCAGCGATCAAGCTGGGTCGGGTTCGTCGCAGTTTGCGACGATAGGAGAGAGATCGCGAGAATGGGAAGAAGAGATATCGTGATCTCTCTCCGCGGAACTTCAACTTGTCTCGAATGGGCCGAAAACATGAGAGCCCAATTAGTTAACTTAACCGACGACGACAACAAAACTCAAACCCAAACAAAACCCAAAGTAGAATGCGGGTTTATGAGCTTATATAAAACAAAAGGAGCCCATGTAGAAAGCCTATCCGAATCAGTAGTTGAAGAAATAAAACGTCTTATCGAACTTTACAAAGGTGAAGAATTAAGCATAACAGTAACCGGACACAGCCTCGGTGCAACACTAGCATTACTAGTAGCCGATGAGATCAGCACGTGCGGGCCTGAAGTACCACCCGTGGCAGTTTTCTCATTCGGCGGGCCTCGTGTGGGGAACAAAGCCTTCGGAGAACATCTTGAAAACAAAAACGTGAAAGTTCTCAGAATAGTGAACACACAAGACGTGATTACAAGGGTGCCAGGAATATTCTTAAGCGAAGATCTCGAAGAAAAAATCAAGAACTCAAAGGTTGTTAGTGGAATGGTTGATATGTTGGAAGAGAACACTCCTTTAGGATATTCGCACGTTGGAACTGAGTTACGTGTTAATACTAGGATGTCGCCGTATTTGAAGCCTGATGCTGATATAGCTTGTTGTCATGATTTGGAAGCTTATTTGCATTTAGTAGATGGGTTTATGGCGTCTAATTGTCCGTTTAGAGCTAATGCTAAGAGAAGTTTAGCTAGATTAATGCAAGATCAAAGTGCTAATGTTAAAAAATTGTATACTAGTAAGGCAAAAGGGTTGGCTGTTAATATTAGTAGACAGGGATCTATGTCCATGTCTAGTTGTTGTCCTAGTCCTTCATCTTCATGA